A single region of the Musa acuminata AAA Group cultivar baxijiao chromosome BXJ1-11, Cavendish_Baxijiao_AAA, whole genome shotgun sequence genome encodes:
- the LOC103970266 gene encoding deSI-like protein At4g17486 isoform X3 has product MIRVLFLVFGDEEWSFGFCEQGSGVFSCPPGRNPMYTYRERIVLGETNCSIFKVNQVLRELGQAWPGHSYDLFSKNCNHFCDSFCERLGVPKIPGWVNRFANAGDTAMVVAGNAAFRLRQAKTEIVTASKVAYRFMAGLASNSQATPESLSNSNRGSPRFQGVWFKNLMSVGAKPSSSSNSEIPDETDDAPLHRQNSSELLQQISRQNS; this is encoded by the exons ATGATCAGAGTTCTATTTCTG GTTTTTGGAGATGAAGAATGGTCTTTTGGGTTTTGCGAACAAGGTTCTGGAGTTTTCAGTTGTCCACCAGGAAGAAATCCTATGTATACCTACCGTGAGCGTATTGTCCTGGGGGAAACAAATTGTTCCATTTTCAAAGTAAATCAGGTTCTAAGAGAGCTTGGCCAAGCATGGCCAGGACATTCATATGATCTTTTCTCTAAGAactgcaatcacttttgtgattcCTTCTGCGAAAGGCTAGGTGTTCCAAAGATTCCAG GTTGGGTCAATCGCTTTGCTAATGCTGGTGATACTGCAATGGTAGTTGCAGGGAATGCAGCATTCCGG CTGAGGCAAGCAAAAACAGAAATTGTCACTGCCAGCAAAGTGGCATACCGATTTATGGCTGGTCTAGCCTCAAATTCCCAGGCCACTCCAGAGTCCCTGAGCAATTCGAACAGAGGCAGCCCTCGATTTCAGGGTGTATGGTTCAAAAACTTGATGTCTGTCGGCGCCAAGCCATCATCTAGTAGTAATTCAGAGATTCCAGATGAAACTGATGATGCTCCATTGCACCGCCAAAATTCTTCAGAACTGTTGCAGCAAATCTCAAGACAAAATAGTTGA
- the LOC103970266 gene encoding deSI-like protein At4g17486 isoform X1 produces MKEVVLHVYDVTNSGSEKTNNTILQINRIFKDRIGLGGIFHSAIQVFGDEEWSFGFCEQGSGVFSCPPGRNPMYTYRERIVLGETNCSIFKVNQVLRELGQAWPGHSYDLFSKNCNHFCDSFCERLGVPKIPGWVNRFANAGDTAMVVAGNAAFRLRQAKTEIVTASKVAYRFMAGLASNSQATPESLSNSNRGSPRFQGVWFKNLMSVGAKPSSSSNSEIPDETDDAPLHRQNSSELLQQISRQNS; encoded by the exons ATGAAGGAGGTGGTGCTGCACGTGTACGACGTGACGAACAGCGGATCGGAGAAGACGAACAACACCATCCTCCAGATCAACCGCATCTTCAAGGATCGCATCGGCCTCGGCGGCATCTTCCACAGCGCCATTcag GTTTTTGGAGATGAAGAATGGTCTTTTGGGTTTTGCGAACAAGGTTCTGGAGTTTTCAGTTGTCCACCAGGAAGAAATCCTATGTATACCTACCGTGAGCGTATTGTCCTGGGGGAAACAAATTGTTCCATTTTCAAAGTAAATCAGGTTCTAAGAGAGCTTGGCCAAGCATGGCCAGGACATTCATATGATCTTTTCTCTAAGAactgcaatcacttttgtgattcCTTCTGCGAAAGGCTAGGTGTTCCAAAGATTCCAG GTTGGGTCAATCGCTTTGCTAATGCTGGTGATACTGCAATGGTAGTTGCAGGGAATGCAGCATTCCGG CTGAGGCAAGCAAAAACAGAAATTGTCACTGCCAGCAAAGTGGCATACCGATTTATGGCTGGTCTAGCCTCAAATTCCCAGGCCACTCCAGAGTCCCTGAGCAATTCGAACAGAGGCAGCCCTCGATTTCAGGGTGTATGGTTCAAAAACTTGATGTCTGTCGGCGCCAAGCCATCATCTAGTAGTAATTCAGAGATTCCAGATGAAACTGATGATGCTCCATTGCACCGCCAAAATTCTTCAGAACTGTTGCAGCAAATCTCAAGACAAAATAGTTGA
- the LOC103970266 gene encoding uncharacterized protein LOC103970266 isoform X2: protein MKEVVLHVYDVTNSGSEKTNNTILQINRIFKDRIGLGGIFHSAIQVFGDEEWSFGFCEQGSGVFSCPPGRNPMYTYRERIVLGETNCSIFKVNQVLRELGQAWPGHSYDLFSKNCNHFCDSFCERLGVPKIPGWVNRFANAGDTAMVVAGNAAFRVGNYSKLTVHCCNFFLVFIAEASKNRNCHCQQSGIPIYGWSSLKFPGHSRVPEQFEQRQPSISGCMVQKLDVCRRQAII, encoded by the exons ATGAAGGAGGTGGTGCTGCACGTGTACGACGTGACGAACAGCGGATCGGAGAAGACGAACAACACCATCCTCCAGATCAACCGCATCTTCAAGGATCGCATCGGCCTCGGCGGCATCTTCCACAGCGCCATTcag GTTTTTGGAGATGAAGAATGGTCTTTTGGGTTTTGCGAACAAGGTTCTGGAGTTTTCAGTTGTCCACCAGGAAGAAATCCTATGTATACCTACCGTGAGCGTATTGTCCTGGGGGAAACAAATTGTTCCATTTTCAAAGTAAATCAGGTTCTAAGAGAGCTTGGCCAAGCATGGCCAGGACATTCATATGATCTTTTCTCTAAGAactgcaatcacttttgtgattcCTTCTGCGAAAGGCTAGGTGTTCCAAAGATTCCAG GTTGGGTCAATCGCTTTGCTAATGCTGGTGATACTGCAATGGTAGTTGCAGGGAATGCAGCATTCCGGGTAGGAAACTATTCCAAACTCACTGTTCACTGCTGCAATTTTTTCCTCGTGTTTATAG CTGAGGCAAGCAAAAACAGAAATTGTCACTGCCAGCAAAGTGGCATACCGATTTATGGCTGGTCTAGCCTCAAATTCCCAGGCCACTCCAGAGTCCCTGAGCAATTCGAACAGAGGCAGCCCTCGATTTCAGGGTGTATGGTTCAAAAACTTGATGTCTGTCGGCGCCAAGCCATCATCTAG
- the LOC135596375 gene encoding uncharacterized protein LOC135596375, with protein MTCASFPSQTLSPTPRSKSLPQSSSAACVCLHFIETNQKRGHYLREKTAISRSSTRLLPWVPLCARKPPPRGESQKQEQMAPSSPLSDLIHGFYSSVNEKELSRLEKLLSKDCIFEASAYSKPLQGKRINQFFKELTEAMGTHVRFVIDEVYEGKELTTAATWHLEWNNQFIPLTKGCSFFKCSKDGDLLLIKEARVLVESPVKPGDLIIGTLKRIISLFDKFPRVAGWYLRKHDVLLHYICIIYMFLRPMILPLFVYYTNQWVWLQLKLPQNVLQMFIDYVWKLLLIIIKRLM; from the exons ATGACTTGTGCTTCTTTCCCATCTCAAACCCTTAGCCCAACACCTCGCAGCAAATCTCTTCCTCAATCATCTTCCGCAGCTTGCGTTTGCCTTCACTTCATCGAGACAAACCAAAAAAGAGGCCATTATTTGAGAGAGAAGACAGCGATATCTCGTTCGTCGACAAGACTACTTCCATGGGTACCTCTCTGTGCCAGAAAACCTCCGCCGCGAGGTGAGAGTCAAAAGCAAGAGCAAATGGCTCCGTCGTCACCGCTGTCTGATTTGATTCACGGATTCTACTCATCTGTCAATGAGAAAGAACTGAGTAGATTAGAGAAACTCTTGTCCAAGGACTGCATTTTTGAGGCCTCGGCGTACTCGAAACCCTTACAAGGAAAG AGGATCAACCAGTTCTTCAAGGAACTCACGGAAGCCATGGGAACTCATGTAAGATTTGTCATCGACGAGGTGTACGAGGGGAAGGAACTAACGACTGCAGCAACATGGCATCTTG AGTGGAACAACCAGTTCATCCCCTTGACGAAAGGCTGCAGCTTTTTCAAGTGTTCTAAAGATGGCGACCTGCTGCTCATCAA GGAAGCTCGTGTCCTCGTTGAGTCACCTGTGAAGCCAGGAGATCTTATTATT GGGACGCTGAAACGTATCATCTCTCTGTTTGACAAATTCCCGAGAGTAGCTGGAT GGTACTTACGGAAGCATGATgtgctacttcattatatttgcaTAATATACATGTTTTTGAGGCCTATGATCCTTCCACTCTTCGTGTACTACACAAATCAGTGGGTATGGCTTCAACTTAAATTACCACAAAATGTTCTACAGATGTTCATAGACTATGTATGGAAATTACTATTAATCATCATAAAAAGGCTTATGTGA